A window from Musa acuminata AAA Group cultivar baxijiao chromosome BXJ3-10, Cavendish_Baxijiao_AAA, whole genome shotgun sequence encodes these proteins:
- the LOC135651545 gene encoding protein PIN-LIKES 7-like, giving the protein MGFWSLLLVASTPVVEVLLIGLLGAFLASGYSNVLLPGARRDMNKVVFTVFTPALMFASLAKTVTFQEIISWWFMPVNIGITFLIGGILGWIVVKILRPPNHIEGLVIAACSAGNLGNLLLIIIPAICEEDGNPFGDYKICSARGISYVSFSMALGAFYIWTHSYSLMRNAGKMYHATRTASLGVTGANEGGHGVSVDQESVLSPPVKAVQGMAQHQIEIPLLSGGNLQDKKVNLWDKIKETLHKIVEELLAPPTVAAIVGFVVGAVPWLKTLFIGSSAPLKVVQDSMKLLGDGTVPCITLILGGNLTQGLRKSVVRPVLIVAIVCVRYVILPAFGIAVVKAAYGLGFVPHDPLYRYVLMVQFGLPPAMSIGTMAQLFDVGQEECSVIFLWTYLIAAVSLTVWSTVFMWILS; this is encoded by the exons atggggTTTTGGTCATTGCTCCTGGTGGCATCCACACCAGTGGTTGAGGTCCTTCTCATAGGCCTCCTGGGGGCATTCCTTGCATCTGGTTACAGCAATGTTCTTCTTCCCGGCGCTCGAAGGGACATGAACAAG GTTGTGTTCACTGTCTTCACCCCAGCTCTCATGTTTGCTAGTCTAGCAAAGACCGTCACCTTCCAAGAAATCATATCTTG GTGGTTTATGCCTGTCAATATCGGGATCACATTCCTAATTGGGGGAATTCTCGGATGGATAGTAGTAAAAATCTTAAGACCACCAAATCATATTGAGGGCCTCGTAATAGCTGCTTGTTCAGCTG GTAACCTGGGCAATCTGCTCCTGATAATTATCCCGGCGATCTGCGAAGAAGATGGCAATCCCTTTGGGGACTACAAGATCTGCAGCGCCCGTggaatctcctatgtttctttctcCATGGCG CTTGGAGCATTCTACATTTGGACTCATTCCTACAGTCTCATGAGGAACGCTGGCAAAATGTACCATGCAACCCGAACAGCTAGTCTTGGAGTCACAGGAGCTAATGAAGGTGGTCATGGAGTCTCTGTGGATCAGGAGAGTGTGCTTTCACCACCAGTGAAAGCAGTGCAAGGAATGGCACAGCACCAAATT GAAATCCCACTTCTATCCGGTGGAAACCTACAAGACAAAAAGGTGAACTTGTGGGATAAAATCAAGGAAACTCTCCACAAAATTGTCGAGGAATTGTTGGCTCCACCGACTGTTGCTGCG ATTGTAGGATTCGTTGTCGGTGCAGTGCCATGGCTGAAGACTCTGTTTATAGGCTCAAGTGCACCGCTGAAAGTTGTTCAAGACTCGATGAAGCTATTAGG TGATGGCACAGTGCCCTGCATCACCCTCATTCTCGGTGGAAACCTGACGCAGG GGCTACGCAAGTCGGTCGTCAGGCCTGTGTTGATCGTCGCAATAGTCTGCGTTCGCTACGTGATCCTCCCCGCGTTCGGGATCGCCGTGGTGAAAGCAGCCTATGGATTAGGCTTCGTGCCACACGATCCACTGTATCGATATGTGCTGATGGTGCAGTTCGGTCTCCCTCCCGCCATGAGCATAG GCACGATGGCTCAGCTGTTCGACGTTGGCCAAGAGGAGTGCTCTGTCATCTTCCTGTGGACTTACTTGATCGCGGCTGTTTCGCTTACAGTGTGGTCGACAGTCTTCATGTGGATCTTGTCTTAG
- the LOC135651546 gene encoding protein PIN-LIKES 7-like, with the protein MGFWSLFPVASTPIVQVLLIGLLGAYLASGYSNLLPHSARRDMNKVVFTVFTPSLMFASLAKTVTLKEIISWWFMPVNLGITFLIGGILGWIVVRILRPPRHLEGLVIATCSAGNMGNLLWIIIPAICEQDGNPFGNNKVSGARGLASFSMAIGGIYIWTHSYSLMRNASKIYHASHISCHAGGIERHGNDQRVSTDQENMLSLPVEVMEEIAENQIDIPLLPNGSLHGEKVNSWDKMKETLHSIVEELLAPPTVASIMGVIVGATPWLKSLFAGSSAPLRVVEDTVKLLGDGTVPCITLVLGGNLTQGLRRSVVSNAVIVAIVCVRYLVLPVIGIAVVRAAYGLGLVPYDPLYRYVLMIQFGVPPAMNIGTMAQLFDVGQEECSVIFLWTYVVATVAVTVWSTVFMWILS; encoded by the exons atggggTTTTGGTCACTGTTCCCGGTGGCATCCACACCAATCGTGCAGGTGCTTCTCATAGGCCTGCTTGGGGCGTACCTCGCGTCAGGTTACAGCAATCTTCTTCCCCACAGTGCTCGACGAGACATGAACAAG GTGGTGTTCACTGTCTTCACCCCATCTCTAATGTTTGCTAGTCTAGCGAAGACCGTCACCTTGAAAGAAATCATATCTTG GTGGTTTATGCCTGTCAATCTCGGGATCACGTTCCTGATTGGGGGAATCCTTGGCTGGATAGTAGTGAGAATCCTAAGGCCTCCAAGGCATCTCGAAGGCCTCGTAATAGCTACGTGCTCTGCTG GCAACATGGGCAATCTGCTGTGGATAATCATCCCGGCGATCTGCGAACAGGACGGCAACCCCTTTGGGAACAACAAGGTGTCCGGTGCCCGCGGACTCGCCTCTTTCTCCATGGCG ATTGGAGGAATCTACATTTGGACACATTCCTACAGTCTCATGAGGAATGCAAGCAAAATATACCATGCAAGCCATATATCTTGCCATGCAGGTGGCATAGAGAGACATGGGAATGACCAGAGAGTCTCTACAGATCAGGAGAATATGCTTTCACTTCCAGTGGAAGTAATGGAAGAAATAGCAGAAAACCAAATT GATATCCCATTACTACCCAATGGAAGCCTCCATGGCGAGAAGGTGAACTCCTGGGATAAGATGAAAGAGACTCTCCACAGTATTGTTGAAGAGTTGTTGGCTCCACCCACTGTTGCCTCA ATAATGGGAGTCATTGTTGGTGCAACACCATGGCTGAAGTCTCTGTTTGCAGGCTCAAGTGCACCACTGAGAGTTGTAGAAGACACCGTGAAGTTATTAGG TGATGGCACGGTGCCCTGCATCACCCTTGTTCTTGGTGGAAACTTGACACAGG GTTTACGCAGGTCGGTCGTCAGCAATGCGGTGATCGTCGCGATTGTTTGCGTTCGCTACCTCGTCCTTCCTGTGATTGGGATCGCAGTGGTGAGAGCGGCTTACGGGTTGGGATTGGTGCCATATGATCCACTGTATCGGTATGTGTTGATGATACAGTTCGGTGTTCCACCTGCCATGAATATAg GAACGATGGCTCAGTTGTTTGACGTTGGTCAAGAGGAGTGCTCTGTCATCTTCCTGTGGACATATGTGGTCGCCACGGTGGCGGTCACAGTCTGGTCAACAGTGTTCATGTGGATCTTATCGTAG